Sequence from the Ostrea edulis chromosome 8, xbOstEdul1.1, whole genome shotgun sequence genome:
TCACTATAGACGCTTAGGACATGTACAATTAAAGCGATTTGAAGGTGGGTAAAAGTCCATCATACCTAGATTCAATTCTATTTTCTGTTATCGAAACTAATGAGCGTTCCCTCTAAGAGAACTTTGAAAACGCATGCAGCAACTAGAACCAGAATGAAAGAAGAAataagtgaattttcaaaatctgaaatatgtatCGTTAATATTCTAATGAAAATGTCTGTCTGGCCACAAATAAGAGTAAGAAAAAATGCTGGTAAAACAATTCCAATACTTTGCAGTTGATGAGAATACTGATATTAAACCTTAATGCCAATTGTGACGTACCAGAAACCTATACATGATGTATGAAAAGTTTTGTGGGGAGTTGTTATGGTCagtatttttatcatttattttgatacatCCAATGTACCTATCtccaaatgaattaaagaaagATATGATTGTATTAAAcaaatcttcaattcaattggaGATAAGCACAATTTATTTCCAGATAGGTACAGTTATTGGAATTTATGTCAATCTGGTGTTTCACAAACTTTGGTACTTTTAACCCAAAGCTGGTACTATTTCTGCACAATTCTAGAATGGACTGtaagataaagaaaaaaatatcagaatatgTGACTGTGTCAATTTTCTTTAATCTATGTACCAATTAAAGATctatgtatttctatataagATGTCTCCAATTAATTGAAGATATGTTTTACCATATATTAACCCCCTTCACAGCATTAGATTACACATTGAATGTACTATTCATTAATTGTATCAATTGATTGCATTAATTCAAGGTATTGATTCATTTATCGAAGCTTACTCTGTTAATACAATTCAAGCTGTAAAATATAATATAGCAGAATAGTTCACATCGATGACAGATCTCCAAGTTTAGAGACTCCACTCCAAATGTGGacatattgattgattatatgttGCTAACTTACctctcaacaattttttcactaatatggagacgtcaccattgccagtgcagggctgcaaaatttaggccaatactgggcacttatggccattgattAAGGAGGgatctgctgtgacacaggtcCTTGATTTTCCGATCTCATtggaaggaccgccccatttagtcatctcttacgacaagcaaggggtactgaaaatcttttctaacccggatccccatgggatgaAAAACAAATGGTAATTGGTTTCGAGAATTCCAACTGAAACATCGTTTGGATGAATTAAACGCTCATATTTAATGTTTAATTGATCTTTGAAAGGCCAAGTGAATAAACGGCATCTTGATCCTTTTCATCCAACATTTCCTTAAACATATTCATATGCGAGCAATCGTCAATGTTCATGATATTTCGGCTGTGGGTGGCGGGTTCATTAGGTAAGTCTTCAATACTGTGACATGGACTGGATTATCAGAGTGGAATTCGTATTTCAAAGTTTTGTATTTGTCTTGATACCAAGCAGGGACAAAACATAATGACAGGCAAGTTCATCAAATGTAtgcaataaaacaaaatacgGACCCACATGTCTctaataatttttcttttttttttacatacgaTATTGCATTTTCCAGTTTTAGAGCAAGACACGTGGCAGAAGTCGAAAcgatactttatttgagcatgcatgccattttacaaaaatcttgtaaaaccctcgATACGTTCATAGAGGGTTatgtgagagcaaggaacgacaactcagGGTAGAGATTGTgtagtctggtccccgccccaTTAAATGACCGATGAGTTGCGGGGCGAGAATTAGACTAGATTGAGGGTCGTTTGTACGAATATCCGGTGTTCTTGAAAATCAAGGGGAGAGTTTCCAtgtgaaacttatacggtaccaattttgatgcaccagatgcgtatttcgacaaataatgtctcttcagtgatgctcaaccatcCTAGACATCACCGGAAAATTCGGAATATTCTACAAGCTGACGAAATATTAAACCCAAACAGAGTCGGAATCAGATGAACGAAAACTGGGGTCCTTGTCAGATTATTGGTTCTGATTTAGATGAAATGACAGGTACCTGAGGATGTTCATGTAGATTTCAATACGATTTATTCCAACAATTCTCTTCTTCACTAACCTGTCGAGATTCGTaaaatttacaatgaaatacTTATCGATGGAAGACTGATTGTTTGATAAACAGAattaagaatataaatataagtttTTAAGACAGTTGCAAATCACTTTGAGCATTAGTGGATGGTTACTcctcaacaggggatgcttattccttctCTGCACGGAATCCCACGTCTGATGTATCCAAGGGCTCTATGCTTTCCTTGTtcttgatttttaattttttatagtATTTaggagattgataactgtttttatgactttttttcattatcaagAATCATAGAAGTTTATACCGTAATTATAAACGTTCACTGAATctgttctcttatatttcttttgaaattgacattggttTCATCTGCAACATTGAATACATGTTTATTGCAAACCAGTTCGATTCCGTTTTTAGTACCACCTTTCTGCGTAattattaccaaatatggagcgccatcaaggtcaaaggttgcattggctgttccgtaTATGTGACGAATGGGTCAATCatatattttagtacttaaatctagtttatatctttaaaaaatgtagaaaaaaaatataaccaataaaatgtctttctttgttttttCATCGGATGgtgaataattatatataaaaaattataaaccgCGAAacttttttctgcaatgattgctacaaTGATTGCAGAAAAAAGTTTCGCgagttatatttttttctgcaatgcttgctaccttGATCACCTGATAAAACAACAGAGAAAACATTTAATTGTTTAGATAAAACAATTAAGATATTTGTACTAATTCAGTGATATGAAAGAATATTCCTGTTCTCCAAAGACCATTATTCTTTCCGGATGCATTAACACATCTTCTTCGACATATTAACACTCAAGTGACAACAGGTGCGCTAATATCGTTTAAGCTTAGAAGGCCATGTGGACACAAGGCGATGACAGTGCTTTACCAAAGCATAAATTTCAAAGGTTATGACCGTAAGAGGAAAAATATTGATGAGGATTACTCAGATATCTTTTGCTCTTTTGTTGGAGATAAGTCAGATGATTAAAAACAAACTCATGATTTCTAGATATTCATTCATGAATTTTCTTCTCAGAatcattatataaatgttttcctTCATTGTATTAAGAACCCGTTGAAATTGGAAGCCACTCCATATCCGATATACTTATATTCTTTCGGCCATGTGTGCACCTCAATGCGTACTTTATCTCCCTTCTTCATATCAACAAGAACATTTTCGGAGACCTTGATCCACAGTCCTTCCCATCCAGCCCACACCAGCCCAACTTCCTTATTGTTATGCAATATACGTAACCTCAAATAGTCCGAGGAGCTTGAGGGTGTAGGCAAACCAATGGTAAGAGTAAAGGAGTAGGTTCCTGCTACAGGGGCGGTAAACACACGGGTCGTACTGTTATACCCATTCCCTTTATTGGTTGTAATTCCTCCCAATTTAAGGAAATTCCCTGGCGGCCATTTTACCCTTGAGGGTGAATAAGCTATGAAGGAGACATGCGGTCtacctattttttaaaaaaaaaaagaagatttactacataaatataggtTTACTAAAAGTTAAAATACCTCAGAACTTAAtgcttatgtaaaacttatacggtaccaattttgatgcaccagatgcgcatttcataTGGGTGCCTCTTCAAGATTAAACTttctattattctattactTTCAGAAGttcataaaatcaaatcaaagaaCATgggtaaacattttttttcgaTTGTACATCTATATCGATTAAACAAACCTGTATCATTTGGAATTGAGCCTTTCAAAGTTTTAATTTCGGTCTCCATGGAAGTAAATCTGTCTTTAATACACTCTTCAAATTTGCTGAGGTGAAGACCACATGAGGTAGCAGTCTTCATGCAGATGTTGTAGTTTCTGATTTCATTCTTACACGGACAATCAGATTTAGAAAGTGTTACCAGAGGTATACAGACGAGAAGGTAAAACACCTGTAACATGTTTAACGTTTTCCTGAAAACTTCAACGTGCAAATATTTCGAGtagcatattttgaaattatatacagctttttgttttacaatgtaGCTGACTGTGCGTGGCTACTGATGAGATTATTTCGTGCCTTAAACTGCAACATGAGATTATagattttgtgattattttatcatttgataGACCTGAACACTTTTATCTTTATATAAGAGGGAAAGCGACCTTGTCAATATATGGAGCGAGATATGAAACAAGAGGCTTATGGTTCagattgctcacctgagtcaccttgtcccatatttaaagattttccctgatatattcgtatgtaaaacttgattccctattgtggccccaccctacccagtgggccatcattttaagaaacttgaatctgcactatattagGAAGCTGacatgtaaatttgatttttttccctgACCCAGTCGTTCTTGaagagattttaaaaagattttccctatatatttgcatgcaaaaattgatcccctactttggctccaccctacccctggggccatgattttaccaaatttgaatctgcactatgtcagaaaactgcCATATAAAGTTGAACTTGTctgacccagtgattcttgagaagattttccctatttattcgtaTGTGCCACTTTAATTTACATTTGTAGCCTCAAcctacacccgggggccatgagttaaacaaacttgaatttgtactatgtcaggaagttggCACCTAAATTTCAACTTGTcaggtccagtggttcttgagaagaatttttttaaataagatattatatatattggcatgtaaaactttgatctactgtggtcccaacctactacaagaggccatgattttaacagacTTGATTCTGATTTATGTCAGAAAGATGCTATCTGAATTTGAAGCTGTCTTGcagagtggttcttgagaatttaaaaaaaaagattttccctatataagattttttttaaaattttagataACAACTTAAGTTAAAACGATATAaagtaaatccgttgtttatTGATggttgattttgatcttacagaagaaatgcgcagttgtgttaagtagggccatagaaatatgtcaggggaaaaaagcattaataaacagatacatttttgacaaattatgtacacacacccttttatacaaaaacaatatgtatatataattaagtgcatattgacctggCATACATTTTCCACCAGACCGACAGTTTCTACATCAGCTgcatatcacgtgatcaaatatcaagataaaatcgtaccgtgtatgtataaatcgttccattggcacgatatccagatatcaatgcagttaaagttaatataacttcaaagcatattaatttcttaatttgaaaagtgatgaTAGCAAATTTATGGTGACTTGTatcatgtctaatttttgcattgaatatgtgagatgcagcgatttttgcatatacgaagtggaatctagcctgaaaaataTGTTGTCTGTTGAAGACACAACTTCCTtccctaactttccttttgcactgaagttcacatgtcacgtAAATCAAATATctttcattcaaaaacttagGGGTGTAGTGCCAAAGATGAAAGTCATTATACGTGCACATTAgaggcgatatcaagatcacaatataatatggatattactttagtatgtatgttatattaagaagaaattgaaactattttaatatcaaagagaattaatataacccatttgacagaaactttcaCACGATTGCGGTTCATCgcttgacagcggtggtaaataacaaaaaaaaatattttgactttTTCAACCGCAcaaggactgtagatatgtacgtcgtcatgacatatttttcattgtgatgtcatgtaatgtgccagtgcggtaaagtacatttttacAGCACTGGTaatttatggggaaagccttaacttAGCCGCGTAGGTTTCGATatctattttaaataaatgaaatatgcctgttcgtttcCAGAATCTttgattttagtcttgaatcagtcttatggaaatttccagaacgaagcgtAAAAGAAATTTACATCACTGTAGACGCTTAAGGTATGTAAAATTAAAGCGATTTGAAGATAGGTccaaatgatttaaagatagaCACAAaggtaaaattaattaaaaacggtattttttaatacatgaaATGTGTCTGTTCGTTTCCAGAATCTGTGATTTCAGTCTTGAATCAGTCTTATGGATATTTCTACAACGACGCACAACAGACATTTACATTACTAGATACGTCCAAATCAATCACGAAACTAATGAGCACTCCTTCTAAGAGAGGCTTGGAAAAGGCATGCAGCAACTACAACCAGATTGAAAGTAGAAATAAGTGCATTTTCGAAATCTGAATTATGTATATAACGTTAATATTCTAATGAAAATGTCTATATGGCCACAGATAAGAGTAAGAAACAATGCTGGTAAAACAATTCTAACACTGTACAGTGGATGAGGATACTGAAACCAATTTGAAGATAGGTACAAGTCCATTATACTTAGATTCAATTCGCTTTTCTGATTTTGAAACTAATGAACGCTCCCTCTAAGAGAGGCTTGAAAATGCATACAGTAACTACAACCAGAATGAAAGAAGAAATAAGTGGAAGTTGAAAATCAGAAATATGTAACGTtaacattttaatgaaaatgtctATATGGCGACAGCTAAGAGTAAGAAACAATGCTGGTAAAACAATTCCAATACTTTGCAGTGGATGAGGATACTGATATTAAACCTTACTGCCAATTGTGACGTACCAGAAACCATACATGACGTATGTAATATTTTGTGGGGAGTCGTTATTGTCAGTACTTTTATAATTAGAGATAAATTTAATTTGATACATCCAATGTACCTATCTccaaatgaattaaagagagATGTAATtgtattaaacatatatttaattcaatttgaGATAAGCACAATATGTATGGAGATAGGTACAATTCATTGGATTTATGTCAATGTGGCGTTTCACAAACTTTGGTACTTTTCACAAAACCTGGTGATACTTCTGCAAAATTCTTGAATGGATTGTAAactaaagaaaaaatatcagaatacaTGAATGAGTCAATTATATTCAATCTCCGTATGCATTAAAGCTATGCTTAATTGTAAATGTATTTCTATATAAGATTTATGTATCAAAGCTTACTCTGTTAATCCACTTCAAGCTGTAAAATAAGATAGAACAGAATAGTTCAAATCGATGACAGTTCTCCACATTTAGCATTCCCACTCCAAATGTGGACTGTCAACTGTATTGTTCCTAATCCCTGCATAGAAAACAGCATTGTTTACATTCTTAATGTGCATGTTAAGACATGTTCATTGTCACTAAGACTACCACCAGATCCGTCTGACAGACGATACGAGCTGTTATCTTACACTAGGGATAACTGTGACGTAAACGTTTAATTATTGAgaaattattgatatttcatgATTAAAAAGAACAATACATCCACTTAGTGGATACAATATACAGTGCATGGCGATCAATGCATTAATAGAAGTGTATCATTTAAATCCGGAAATGAGCAGTGAGATGCGGAAATAAGATTAAAGATGCTAACCTTTTATGTAAATGCACTTGATTTGTGATAGAAGATCAACCCAGATTTTACAAGCACCAATACCTAGGAAgaaatttagataatttagaaatgGTAAGTGTTTCTTATTTCTCCAATATTatttacgagggctgttcgatatgtaatctgtattgtaccacagcgggATAACGCTTTGtgcgatttcgtggatgatggtattttactaatatctgtctgtatgtatgttatatgcaggaccatattgaaaactagcgttatcgctaaatatgtaatcctggataaataaaggttttattattattattatgatactCCTGCATATCTTCCTTCAATATATTTCTAAAAGTATCAACACGAACCCTCAGCTCctcatagttttaaacttatagtcatttcaatagagccagtcgttgatcACTGTTTTAAAAAGGATTGGGAAACGGGtggaaaatattaaagaaattagagcttataaaAAAGTTCCCCCAAAACttggtcattcggtaatgcagagtTTTACTGCATTGGGGGAtatttatgggtctgataaggtataaGGTATCTTCTAGATATTTTTGACTcccacagagtccgtcaaagaggCAGGAaaacctgtgactgtaacaggcgaGGCAAATATcccaaaagtcagggaaataattgaaagtgatgtcagatacacgattcgtgatattgccaacgCTGTTGGCATAttgctatcgcgggtgcatttcattttgaagcgtattttgaaagtacgaaatatttctgccaaatggataccgcatatattgacagatgaccaaaatcGGGTACGaatacaaaccgctaagcaattgctcaaaatgtttcccaaattccaagacaatttgcaaacattgttactggtgacgaaacataggttcactatttcgaaccagtaagaaaaattggaaacaaaatatggtcaactaaacacggtagaaggcctgtagttgccaaaagaaccagaAGCACAaataaggttctttattgcatattcttctcatgtgatggtatagccgtacaaattgcGGTGctgaagggcaaaagtgttaccggtcggtattaccgagatgttatactaaaaaggCTCAAGAAAtgttatcataaacgacgccgtgtcgtctacttcatgataatgctccattgCATACATCTGAGGTTGTGAAGCAATTTtggaagtcggagaaggttactgTCTTGCCACACCCATCATACTCTCCAGATATAGCCCCATGCGACTATTTCCTtgttccaaaacttaaaaagttcttatctgatcgtcgttacaagtcccgacaagcctttggctcagccatcagtcagtgcctcggAGGTCTAACTAAATCagcgtgacgcatttcagaagtggattcagagattgaaaatatgtatttcaaaccgcggagaatactttgaagggatgtaatgttcatttcactatttgagtcgaatgcttttgagatatcgtacaatacataatatatatcgaACAGGCCTCGTATTTAAtcacaaatattgatattatgtggtctaaataaatttattcatttgCACATAgttacatttacattgtacattattCACTTCATCAACGCTCGTCAGAAGaagtaatatataatatatcgtTCTCATCTTTATATGCACATCATTTGTGAAGTTACATTGAAGTTCTTGAAACGAAAAATTACTTAGTTTATgagcatcaatattttgttttcagattatTATTATTGgatttacatgtattgcatTGGATTAAGGTGAAACGTTATATTATAGACCTGGAGGtcttattattatattatgatATCATCGAAACTTTTACCGTACTTTTACTCTAAGCAAGCTCAAAAACATATTCGAAAAATCTTGAACATGTACTCcattgagtatgagaatgattttataaaagttttataaccttcacttttgagtatgagtactaTTTAGAGCACGGGATTCAAGTTTGAGAATGAAAACACGctcaaaaatgtttt
This genomic interval carries:
- the LOC125661570 gene encoding uncharacterized protein LOC125661570, translating into MLQVFYLLVCIPLVTLSKSDCPCKNEIRNYNICMKTATSCGLHLSKFEECIKDRFTSMETEIKTLKGSIPNDTGRPHVSFIAYSPSRVKWPPGNFLKLGGITTNKGNGYNSTTRVFTAPVAGTYSFTLTIGLPTPSSSSDYLRLRILHNNKEVGLVWAGWEGLWIKVSENVLVDMKKGDKVRIEVHTWPKEYKYIGYGVASNFNGFLIQ